Proteins found in one Prochlorothrix hollandica PCC 9006 = CALU 1027 genomic segment:
- the ftsH gene encoding ATP-dependent zinc metalloprotease FtsH: MPIKDKPKAPRPNRFLQVLFILPGLFLLLNIISPFFQGNQTPTVPYSFFINEVQDHNVARVYVAQDKISYQLVGQDGEVGQILQTTPIFDLELPQRLEANGVEFAAAPPPKNGWIGTLLSWVIPPLLFIGIFQFFNRRNGMGGGGPQGAMAFTKNKAKVYLEGDENAVKFADVAGVEESKAELTEMVEFLKSPDRFTEIGARIPKGLLLVGPPGTGKTLLARAVAGEAGVPFFSISGSEFVELFVGTGAARVRDLFAQAKAKAPCIVFIDELDAIGQSRNSGGFAGGNDEREQTLNQLLTEMDGFGAGNEGTVIVLAATNRPEVLDAALLRPGRFDRQVLVDRPDVAGRTAILDIYGRKVKLGTTVDLKAVATRTPGFAGADLANLVNEAALLAARRGNKTVESEDFAEAIERIVAGLEKKSRVMNETEKTIVAYHEVGHALVAALMEGSDQVEKISIIPRGMAALGYTLQIPTEDRFLLNEQELRGQITTLLGGRAAEEVVFNSITTGAANDLQRATDLAERMVTSYGMSQVLGPLAYEQGQKNMFLGQTGNARRPLSAQTAEAIDQEIKGIVDKAHEQAVQILRQNRDLLETITQQLLETEVMEGSALRALLSQAELGLKFGHDDQESTHLVEV; this comes from the coding sequence ATGCCCATTAAAGATAAGCCTAAAGCCCCCCGTCCTAACCGTTTTTTACAAGTTCTCTTCATTCTTCCCGGCCTTTTCCTACTTCTCAATATTATTTCTCCCTTTTTCCAGGGCAATCAAACCCCAACGGTTCCCTACAGCTTTTTTATCAATGAGGTGCAAGACCACAACGTAGCGCGGGTCTATGTGGCCCAAGACAAAATTAGCTATCAACTGGTGGGCCAAGACGGAGAAGTGGGCCAGATTTTGCAAACCACCCCCATCTTTGACCTGGAACTGCCCCAACGCCTAGAAGCCAACGGCGTGGAGTTTGCCGCCGCCCCCCCGCCTAAAAATGGCTGGATTGGCACCCTCCTCAGTTGGGTCATTCCCCCCCTCCTCTTCATTGGTATTTTCCAGTTCTTTAACCGTCGCAACGGCATGGGCGGCGGTGGTCCCCAGGGGGCCATGGCTTTCACCAAAAACAAAGCCAAAGTTTACCTGGAAGGGGACGAGAATGCGGTCAAATTTGCTGATGTGGCTGGCGTGGAAGAGTCCAAAGCCGAACTGACGGAAATGGTGGAATTCCTCAAGAGTCCCGATCGCTTTACGGAAATTGGTGCCCGCATCCCCAAGGGTCTGCTGTTGGTGGGACCTCCTGGAACCGGTAAAACCTTGCTGGCGCGGGCCGTCGCTGGCGAAGCCGGGGTGCCCTTCTTCAGCATCTCAGGGTCTGAGTTTGTGGAGTTATTTGTGGGCACTGGGGCCGCGCGGGTGCGGGATCTGTTTGCCCAAGCCAAGGCCAAAGCCCCCTGCATTGTCTTTATCGATGAGTTGGATGCGATCGGTCAGTCCCGCAACAGCGGCGGATTCGCCGGGGGCAATGATGAACGGGAACAAACCCTCAACCAGTTGCTGACAGAAATGGACGGCTTTGGGGCGGGCAACGAGGGCACGGTGATTGTCCTCGCAGCCACCAACCGCCCGGAAGTCTTGGATGCGGCCCTATTGCGCCCCGGTCGCTTTGATCGTCAGGTTCTGGTCGATCGCCCCGACGTAGCCGGTCGCACTGCTATCCTGGACATCTATGGCCGCAAGGTGAAGCTGGGAACCACGGTGGATCTCAAGGCTGTGGCCACCCGTACCCCCGGTTTTGCGGGGGCTGACTTAGCCAACCTCGTCAATGAAGCGGCTTTACTGGCGGCTCGTCGGGGCAACAAAACCGTGGAGTCCGAAGATTTTGCGGAAGCCATTGAGCGCATTGTCGCAGGGCTGGAGAAGAAAAGCCGGGTCATGAATGAAACAGAGAAAACGATCGTGGCTTACCACGAAGTCGGTCATGCCTTGGTGGCGGCTCTGATGGAAGGCAGTGACCAAGTGGAGAAAATCTCCATTATTCCGCGCGGCATGGCGGCTCTGGGCTATACCTTGCAGATCCCCACGGAAGATCGATTCTTGCTCAATGAGCAGGAGTTGCGGGGCCAAATCACCACCCTTCTGGGGGGACGGGCAGCGGAAGAAGTGGTGTTCAATAGCATCACCACGGGCGCAGCCAATGACCTGCAACGGGCCACGGATCTGGCGGAGCGCATGGTCACCAGCTATGGCATGAGCCAGGTGCTGGGTCCCTTGGCCTATGAGCAGGGCCAGAAAAATATGTTCCTGGGTCAGACCGGTAATGCCCGCCGCCCCCTCAGTGCCCAAACCGCTGAGGCGATCGACCAGGAAATCAAGGGCATTGTTGACAAGGCCCACGAGCAAGCTGTGCAGATCCTGCGCCAAAACCGCGATCTTTTGGAAACCATTACCCAGCAGTTGCTGGAGACGGAGGTGATGGAAGGCAGCGCTCTGCGGGCGTTGTTGTCCCAGGCAGAACTGGGTCTAAAGTTCGGCCACGATGACCAAGAATCCACCCACCTGGTTGAGGTCTAG
- a CDS encoding DEAD/DEAH box helicase family protein, whose protein sequence is MTSNFDFLLPHFSQLHPHATQAERLTHTAPRASCFYARFTLEQLVHWLYANDPYLKLPYDTNLGALIHEPTFKDNLKPGLFPKIRILHTTGNSAVHDPRPISDRDSLRLIEDLFHITYWLVRFYSPNGRDLANLSFDPAKIPSPQPQPDLSQQQLQALAQELAQTQELQRLTAAKHQQTEAELIAAKAERDALLAQNAVSADRHDYNETDTRRYLIDTLLREAGWDPSEPHSTEVEVQGMPQTQPGASGRGFVDYVLWGDNGKPLALIEAKRTHKSPDSGQHQAKLYADCLEQRYQQRPVIFYSNGYDTWIWDDLAYPPRPILGFLRKDELERLIFRRSNRKALHLIPTNPAIAGQQRSYQEEAIRHITETFERDRARRALLVMATGTGKTRTALALVDLMKRANWVQRVLFLADRTALLTQAYRAIQSHLPTVTPLNLTYTKEAAALTGANVIFSTYSTMVNALDPSRGDQRWGSRFGVGYFDLVIVDEAHRSIYKKYGQLFNYFDALLVGLTATPRAEVDRDTYRIFELQQGVPTFAYELEDAVQDGHLVPARGLKVPFKFLRTGIRYADLSPAEQQDYEEKFRDEDTGELPATINAAALNNWLFNISTVDQALELLMQRGLKVNSGDRLGKTIIFARNHNHAAFIRDRFNVNYPKYKGLFAQVIDSHDSYAQSLLDDFSDPQKDPIIAISVDMLDTGVDVPEVVNLVFFKPVFSRVKFNQMLGRGTRLCRGLFGPDQNKTEFLVFDLCGNFEYFSQNVPEIETKSRDSLTARLVKHRLELLRQLPGGLGSATTLDPAGATAADPTATTATTAQEVSGTYRVTPGLDPSEPTTALRTALRDSLHRHVATMHRTNFMVLPVLPLVETFGDRSRWDRLTAADLDPIADSLAGLPNGLSPENPLTQEFDLLCLQLQLALLKATPNYERLRDRVRDSLSQLETKDTLPMVQAQLPLIQAAQTERWWQDATVSQVDELRLAIRGLVPFLDRAQQTTIITDFADDLGTVTEVAVPTQQTGFSPYQYRKKVEAYIRSHADHVAIAKVKRNLPLTETDLTALETLLFNAEATEGRDRFEFVFPGKSLPCFVREIVGLDRAAAKQAFAHYLEGTLYTATQIRFIETIIDYLTQNGTMDPAFLYESPFTDTHPTGVDGVFEDGDVERVIDIVQSFNRSLDVTYSAPA, encoded by the coding sequence ATGACCTCCAACTTTGATTTTCTCCTGCCCCACTTTTCCCAACTCCATCCCCACGCCACCCAAGCCGAACGACTGACCCACACCGCCCCCCGCGCCAGTTGTTTTTATGCCCGCTTCACCCTAGAGCAACTCGTTCACTGGCTTTATGCCAACGATCCCTACTTGAAACTGCCCTACGACACCAACCTCGGTGCCCTGATCCACGAACCCACCTTTAAAGACAACCTCAAACCGGGACTCTTCCCCAAAATTCGCATCCTCCACACCACCGGCAACAGCGCCGTCCACGATCCCCGTCCCATCAGCGATCGGGACTCCCTGCGCCTCATCGAAGACCTGTTCCATATCACCTACTGGCTCGTCCGTTTTTATAGCCCCAACGGCAGAGACCTAGCCAACCTCAGCTTCGACCCCGCCAAAATCCCCAGCCCCCAGCCCCAGCCCGACCTCAGCCAACAGCAACTACAAGCCCTCGCCCAAGAACTAGCCCAAACCCAAGAACTCCAGCGCCTCACCGCAGCCAAACACCAGCAAACCGAAGCAGAACTAATCGCCGCCAAAGCCGAACGGGATGCCCTCCTGGCCCAAAACGCCGTTAGCGCCGATCGCCACGACTACAACGAAACCGACACCCGCCGCTACCTCATCGACACCCTGCTGCGGGAAGCCGGATGGGACCCCAGTGAACCCCACAGCACCGAAGTAGAAGTCCAGGGAATGCCCCAAACCCAGCCCGGAGCCAGCGGGCGGGGCTTCGTAGACTACGTGCTCTGGGGAGACAACGGCAAACCCCTTGCCCTCATCGAAGCCAAACGCACCCACAAAAGCCCCGACAGCGGCCAACACCAAGCCAAACTCTACGCCGACTGCCTGGAACAACGCTACCAACAGCGCCCCGTCATCTTCTATAGCAACGGCTACGACACCTGGATCTGGGACGACCTCGCCTATCCCCCCCGCCCCATCCTCGGCTTTTTGCGCAAAGACGAACTAGAACGGCTGATATTCCGCCGCAGCAACCGCAAAGCCCTGCACCTGATCCCGACCAACCCCGCCATCGCCGGACAGCAGCGCTCCTATCAAGAGGAAGCCATCCGCCACATCACCGAAACCTTTGAACGCGATCGCGCCCGCCGCGCCCTCCTGGTCATGGCCACCGGCACCGGCAAAACCCGCACCGCCCTCGCCCTCGTGGACCTGATGAAACGGGCCAACTGGGTGCAACGGGTTCTCTTTTTGGCCGATCGCACCGCCCTCCTCACCCAAGCCTACCGCGCCATCCAAAGCCACCTGCCCACCGTCACCCCCCTCAACCTCACCTACACCAAAGAAGCCGCCGCCCTCACCGGAGCCAACGTCATCTTCTCCACCTATAGCACCATGGTCAACGCCCTCGACCCCAGCCGAGGCGATCAACGCTGGGGGAGCCGGTTTGGGGTGGGCTACTTTGATCTGGTCATCGTTGACGAAGCCCACCGCTCCATTTATAAGAAATACGGCCAACTTTTCAACTACTTCGATGCCTTGTTAGTGGGTCTCACCGCCACCCCCCGCGCCGAAGTCGATCGGGACACCTACCGCATCTTTGAACTCCAGCAAGGGGTGCCCACCTTCGCCTATGAACTGGAGGACGCAGTGCAAGATGGCCACCTGGTCCCGGCCAGGGGTCTCAAGGTGCCCTTCAAGTTCCTGCGCACCGGCATTCGCTATGCAGACCTGTCCCCCGCCGAACAGCAGGACTACGAAGAAAAATTCCGGGACGAAGACACCGGGGAACTGCCCGCCACCATCAACGCCGCCGCCCTCAATAACTGGCTCTTTAACATCAGCACCGTCGATCAAGCCCTGGAACTGCTGATGCAACGGGGATTGAAGGTCAACAGCGGCGATCGCCTGGGCAAAACCATCATCTTTGCCCGCAACCATAACCACGCTGCCTTTATCCGCGATCGCTTCAACGTCAACTATCCCAAATATAAGGGTCTCTTTGCCCAGGTCATCGACAGCCACGATAGCTATGCCCAAAGCCTCCTGGACGACTTCAGCGACCCCCAGAAAGACCCCATCATTGCCATTTCCGTGGATATGCTGGACACCGGTGTTGATGTGCCGGAGGTGGTGAACCTTGTGTTTTTCAAGCCCGTGTTCTCGCGGGTCAAGTTCAACCAAATGCTGGGCCGGGGCACCCGCCTCTGTCGGGGTTTGTTTGGGCCAGATCAAAACAAAACAGAGTTTCTGGTCTTTGATCTCTGCGGAAATTTTGAGTATTTTAGCCAAAATGTCCCGGAAATCGAGACTAAATCCCGCGATAGCCTCACCGCCCGCCTCGTCAAGCACCGTTTGGAACTCCTGCGCCAGTTGCCCGGTGGCCTGGGATCTGCGACGACCCTCGATCCCGCCGGGGCTACTGCCGCCGATCCCACCGCCACCACCGCCACCACCGCCCAAGAAGTCTCCGGCACCTACCGGGTCACCCCTGGGCTGGATCCCAGCGAACCCACCACGGCCCTGCGCACCGCCCTTCGGGACTCTCTGCACCGCCATGTGGCCACCATGCACCGGACTAACTTCATGGTGCTTCCCGTGCTGCCCCTGGTGGAAACCTTCGGCGATCGCTCCCGCTGGGATCGCCTCACCGCCGCCGACCTCGATCCCATTGCCGACTCCCTAGCCGGCCTCCCCAACGGTCTCTCCCCAGAAAACCCCCTGACCCAGGAATTTGACCTCCTCTGCCTCCAATTGCAGCTTGCCCTGCTCAAGGCAACCCCGAATTACGAACGGCTGCGCGATCGGGTGCGGGACAGCCTCAGCCAACTGGAAACCAAGGACACCCTGCCCATGGTCCAGGCCCAGCTTCCCCTGATCCAAGCAGCCCAGACGGAACGCTGGTGGCAAGATGCCACCGTCAGCCAGGTGGATGAGTTGCGGCTGGCGATTCGGGGCTTGGTGCCCTTCCTCGATCGTGCCCAGCAGACCACCATCATTACCGACTTTGCCGATGACCTGGGTACCGTGACCGAGGTGGCCGTCCCCACCCAGCAAACCGGCTTTAGCCCGTACCAATACAGGAAAAAGGTGGAAGCCTATATTCGCAGCCACGCCGATCATGTGGCCATCGCCAAGGTCAAGCGCAATCTGCCCCTGACGGAGACGGATCTGACGGCCCTGGAAACCCTGTTGTTTAACGCTGAGGCCACGGAAGGCCGCGATCGCTTTGAATTCGTTTTTCCTGGCAAAAGTCTGCCCTGCTTTGTGCGGGAAATTGTGGGCCTCGATCGCGCCGCCGCCAAACAAGCCTTTGCCCACTACCTGGAGGGAACCCTCTACACCGCCACCCAGATCCGTTTCATTGAAACCATCATTGATTACCTCACCCAAAATGGCACCATGGATCCGGCTTTTCTCTATGAATCCCCGTTCACCGATACCCACCCCACCGGTGTAGACGGGGTTTTTGAGGATGGGGATGTCGAGCGGGTCATTGATATAGTGCAATCCTTCAATCGATCGCTGGATGTAACCTATTCCGCCCCCGCTTAA
- a CDS encoding restriction endonuclease subunit S, whose translation MNTELLSGEYRRFPKHWSVIPFSEAFQDKTGGQVKIQRGEYLEHGKLPIIDQGQDLVGGYTNDLNSKCKISLPCVLFGDHTKIFKFIDEPFTLGADGVKVLKQADNIDPKFAYYFLGTLDIPDVGYSRHFRFLKRTFFPLPPLEEQRRIAAILDKADGVRRKRKAAIALTEDLLRSTFLDMFGDPVTNPKGWDIQPLLSLIKEEDRINYGVVQPGDHVKDGKPIVRVGDFKNGKIQKYGVKRISPGIEKQYVKSRLQGNEILISCVGSIGEIAIVDESLKGWNIVRAVARVPLKREIHKTYMVEYLRSSFVQAYFINETRTVSQPTLNVKQIKETPILLPPESLRDDFEHFWVSIKSQISKQEESIREIDNLFNSLLQRAFRGDL comes from the coding sequence ATGAATACAGAGCTATTATCAGGAGAATATAGACGCTTTCCAAAGCATTGGAGTGTAATTCCATTTTCCGAAGCATTTCAGGATAAAACGGGGGGGCAGGTAAAAATACAAAGAGGTGAATATCTGGAACATGGAAAGTTACCAATCATAGATCAAGGGCAGGACCTAGTTGGTGGCTATACCAATGATCTAAACTCTAAGTGTAAAATAAGTCTTCCATGTGTTCTTTTTGGTGATCATACCAAGATATTCAAATTTATTGATGAGCCTTTTACTTTGGGTGCAGATGGAGTCAAGGTCTTAAAACAGGCTGACAATATTGATCCTAAATTTGCTTATTATTTTTTAGGAACCTTAGATATACCAGATGTTGGTTATAGCAGACATTTTCGTTTCTTAAAGAGAACTTTCTTTCCACTGCCGCCTTTGGAGGAGCAGCGGCGGATTGCGGCGATTTTGGATAAGGCGGATGGGGTGCGGCGGAAACGGAAGGCGGCGATCGCCCTCACCGAAGACCTCCTTCGCTCCACCTTCCTAGATATGTTCGGCGATCCAGTCACCAACCCCAAAGGCTGGGATATTCAGCCTCTCTTGAGTCTTATCAAAGAAGAAGATCGAATAAATTATGGAGTTGTACAACCAGGTGATCATGTTAAAGATGGTAAACCAATTGTCCGCGTAGGGGATTTCAAAAATGGAAAAATACAAAAATATGGTGTTAAACGGATAAGTCCAGGCATTGAAAAGCAGTATGTCAAATCAAGACTTCAAGGAAACGAGATATTAATTTCCTGCGTAGGCTCCATCGGTGAAATTGCCATTGTGGATGAATCTCTAAAAGGCTGGAATATTGTTAGAGCAGTCGCAAGAGTTCCCTTGAAGCGGGAAATTCACAAGACTTATATGGTTGAATACTTACGCTCTTCATTCGTCCAGGCTTATTTCATCAATGAAACCAGGACTGTTTCACAGCCGACTTTAAATGTCAAACAAATCAAAGAAACACCTATTTTACTTCCTCCTGAATCTTTAAGAGATGATTTTGAACATTTCTGGGTTTCAATCAAATCTCAGATAAGTAAACAAGAAGAGTCCATCCGAGAGATAGACAATCTATTCAATTCCCTATTACAACGTGCTTTCCGTGGAGACCTGTAA
- a CDS encoding serine hydrolase encodes MRHTSRPVASADRGRRSTTPPPLWPTLIACCCCSGSLLLITGWLLQTPLKTPLKSVGPRDSAPSSLVQTAVDSGSLDSGALSSGALSSGALGSGALEQGTIAPAPVPAAIAVPASPSPDPLPRPSVFHRLYGWLQPPPDAAVEALVSQTLATVNAEPWNLGGVPLALQQEIFDRGQKEPQLLAFARWYQVRDRLQQPLLPQAQTPGRWQTLTQALGFDRAPTAPSPSVDSVTADSVTADPVTADPVTADPVTAAPVTADPATAALHLKALALVEVRLQEEESAHKLWNQARRAAMAAVAQGEVKPPTIQSWSAAARHWQEAQQWLAQVPAQSLWGTLAVQRQITYGRNVTIAQYEGDRLKPNLLDPVVQRYGLKSRTYISLCRIEGNCRHWHGDDPILRPASLAKIPIALVLIRTLQAKDLPLSTTLLVKSSNYTEDSGKISVGKSYSLEALLTDMLANSGNVSSNQLMDYLGWSTLDTTLKREGYGHSRLTFKFVGARIMPANPGTKANVLTTQELTEMVRSLYTQAYRGKGVVLEALGNQVDRDLGYAALGGTAAQWRGEKTGRTSDTTGTTTIFDLGGQTYVLSLVDQAGLADQQIQGVLRDIVAAIGSNPDI; translated from the coding sequence ATGCGCCATACCTCCCGCCCCGTTGCCTCTGCTGACCGAGGGCGACGATCGACCACCCCACCTCCCCTGTGGCCCACCCTTATTGCCTGCTGCTGTTGCAGTGGTAGCTTGCTGTTGATCACTGGTTGGCTCCTCCAGACCCCCCTCAAGACCCCCCTCAAGTCGGTTGGGCCACGGGATTCTGCCCCCAGTTCCCTTGTTCAAACTGCGGTGGATTCTGGGTCTCTGGATTCTGGCGCGTTAAGTTCTGGCGCGTTAAGTTCTGGCGCGTTAGGTTCTGGTGCGTTGGAGCAAGGCACGATCGCCCCCGCCCCCGTTCCCGCTGCGATCGCCGTTCCCGCTTCCCCGTCCCCCGACCCCTTACCCCGCCCCTCCGTTTTCCATCGCCTCTATGGCTGGCTCCAGCCCCCCCCCGATGCCGCCGTGGAAGCCCTGGTGAGCCAAACCCTGGCCACGGTCAACGCTGAACCCTGGAATTTGGGGGGGGTGCCCTTGGCCCTACAGCAGGAAATCTTCGATCGCGGCCAGAAAGAACCCCAACTGTTAGCCTTTGCCCGTTGGTATCAGGTGCGCGATCGCCTCCAGCAACCCCTGTTACCCCAGGCCCAGACCCCAGGCCGCTGGCAAACCCTGACCCAAGCCTTGGGGTTCGATCGCGCCCCCACTGCCCCGTCCCCCAGTGTCGATTCGGTCACCGCCGATTCGGTCACCGCCGATCCGGTCACTGCCGATCCGGTCACCGCCGATCCCGTCACCGCTGCTCCCGTCACCGCCGATCCGGCCACCGCCGCCCTCCACCTCAAAGCCTTGGCCCTGGTGGAAGTGCGGCTACAGGAGGAGGAAAGCGCCCACAAGTTGTGGAACCAAGCTCGCCGTGCCGCCATGGCCGCCGTGGCCCAAGGGGAAGTGAAGCCCCCCACTATCCAAAGTTGGAGCGCCGCCGCCCGCCATTGGCAGGAAGCCCAGCAGTGGCTGGCCCAGGTTCCTGCCCAATCCCTCTGGGGCACCCTGGCGGTGCAACGGCAAATCACCTATGGCCGCAACGTCACCATTGCCCAATATGAGGGGGATAGACTCAAGCCCAACCTCCTCGACCCCGTGGTGCAACGCTATGGACTCAAAAGCCGCACCTACATCAGCCTCTGCCGCATTGAGGGTAACTGCCGCCATTGGCACGGGGATGATCCCATTCTTCGCCCCGCCAGCCTTGCCAAAATTCCCATCGCCCTGGTTCTCATTCGCACCCTCCAAGCCAAAGACTTACCCCTCAGCACAACTCTGCTGGTTAAATCCAGCAATTACACGGAAGATTCAGGCAAGATCAGCGTCGGCAAATCCTATAGTCTGGAAGCTTTGCTCACCGATATGCTGGCCAATAGTGGCAATGTCTCTTCTAATCAACTGATGGACTACCTGGGCTGGTCCACCTTGGACACCACCCTCAAACGGGAGGGCTATGGCCACAGTCGCCTGACCTTTAAGTTTGTGGGGGCACGGATCATGCCCGCCAACCCCGGCACGAAAGCCAATGTCCTGACTACCCAGGAATTGACGGAGATGGTGCGATCGCTCTACACCCAAGCCTATCGGGGCAAGGGGGTGGTGTTGGAGGCTTTGGGGAATCAGGTCGATCGGGACCTGGGCTATGCGGCTCTGGGGGGGACGGCGGCCCAATGGCGGGGGGAGAAAACTGGGCGCACGTCGGATACCACGGGCACTACGACGATCTTTGATCTGGGGGGACAAACCTATGTGCTATCCCTGGTGGATCAGGCGGGTCTGGCGGATCAACAGATTCAAGGGGTTTTGCGGGATATTGTGGCGGCGATCGGGTCCAATCCTGATATTTGA
- a CDS encoding type I restriction-modification system subunit M yields the protein MITGDLKSKVDKLWTTFWNNGISNPLSVIEQISYLLFIKRLDELQQTQERKANRLNRPLENPTFTPDQRAMRWSEFKNLDDAEAMLQVVRDQAFPFIKNLGESTEGSTYAKHMRDAVFLISSPALLASVVEQIDQIPMADRDTKGDLYEYMLSKLSTAGTNGQFRTPRHIIKMMVALMAPGPQEVICDPACGTGGFLVVAAEYLRDLRDGEGNLVLNAPGNRDHYNTEMFHGFDFDGTMLRIGSMNLMLHGIEQPMIEKRDSLSENHSGVADCFTMILANPPFKGSVEKSTIAKDLTKAVSTTKTELLFIPLFLRLLKTGGRVAAIVPDGVLFGSSNAHKTVRQSLVECHKLDGVISMPSGVFKPYAGVSTAILVFTKVGVKSGGTDFVWFYDMEADGYSLDDKRQPIAANDIPHLLQCWHDRDPAHLGDRRSKAFFVPRSEIETNGYDLSINRYKEIEYEEVTYEPPLVILGQLRRLEAEIQQDLDSLERLLKP from the coding sequence ATGATCACAGGCGACTTGAAATCTAAGGTGGATAAGCTGTGGACCACCTTTTGGAACAATGGCATCAGCAATCCCCTGTCGGTGATCGAGCAGATTTCCTATTTGCTGTTTATCAAGCGTCTGGACGAACTTCAGCAGACCCAGGAACGCAAGGCCAACCGCCTCAATCGTCCCCTGGAAAACCCCACCTTTACCCCGGATCAACGGGCGATGCGCTGGTCTGAGTTCAAAAATCTGGATGATGCTGAGGCCATGTTGCAGGTGGTGCGGGATCAGGCGTTTCCCTTTATCAAAAACCTGGGGGAGTCTACGGAGGGCAGCACCTATGCCAAGCACATGCGGGATGCGGTGTTTTTGATCAGTTCTCCGGCGTTGTTGGCTTCGGTGGTGGAGCAGATCGACCAGATCCCCATGGCCGATCGTGACACCAAGGGGGATCTCTATGAATATATGCTGTCTAAGCTGAGTACGGCGGGCACTAATGGCCAATTCCGCACGCCCCGCCACATTATCAAGATGATGGTGGCGTTGATGGCTCCGGGTCCCCAGGAGGTGATTTGTGACCCGGCCTGTGGTACGGGGGGGTTTTTGGTGGTGGCGGCGGAGTATTTGCGGGATTTGCGGGATGGGGAGGGCAATTTGGTGCTGAATGCACCGGGCAACCGGGATCACTACAATACCGAGATGTTCCACGGGTTTGATTTTGATGGGACGATGTTGCGCATTGGCAGCATGAATTTGATGCTCCATGGCATTGAACAGCCGATGATCGAGAAGCGGGACTCCCTATCGGAGAACCACAGCGGGGTTGCGGACTGTTTTACGATGATTTTGGCCAATCCGCCTTTTAAGGGGTCGGTGGAGAAGAGTACGATCGCTAAGGATTTAACCAAGGCTGTGAGTACGACTAAAACGGAGTTGCTGTTTATTCCCCTGTTTCTGCGGTTGCTGAAGACGGGGGGCCGGGTGGCGGCGATCGTCCCCGATGGGGTTCTGTTTGGGTCGTCTAATGCCCACAAGACGGTGCGGCAGAGTTTGGTGGAGTGCCACAAGCTGGATGGGGTGATTTCGATGCCGTCGGGGGTGTTTAAGCCCTATGCGGGGGTTTCGACGGCGATTCTGGTGTTTACGAAGGTGGGGGTGAAGTCGGGGGGGACGGATTTTGTTTGGTTCTATGATATGGAGGCGGATGGCTATTCGTTGGATGATAAGCGGCAACCGATCGCGGCCAATGATATCCCCCATTTGTTGCAGTGTTGGCACGATCGCGATCCGGCCCATCTGGGCGATCGCCGATCGAAGGCGTTTTTTGTGCCCCGATCGGAGATCGAGACCAATGGTTATGATCTGTCGATTAATCGCTATAAGGAGATTGAATATGAGGAGGTGACCTATGAGCCGCCGTTGGTGATTTTGGGGCAGTTGCGCCGGTTGGAGGCGGAGATTCAGCAGGATCTGGATAGTTTGGAGCGGTTGCTGAAACCCTAA
- a CDS encoding DUF29 domain-containing protein, with translation MALTESRSLYEQDILLWVEDTVAKLRAGDFQGLDLDHVIEEIEAVGRSERREFLSRMTRLLEHLLKRLYVPLPDNYRGWEQTIRHQRSELRILLKSTPSLKALWEGTLEEGWSIALDNVSGEYEGIRFPDRWPFGGSVEVLLGRDVWLEAGGT, from the coding sequence ATGGCGCTAACTGAATCACGATCGCTGTATGAGCAGGATATTTTGCTGTGGGTGGAGGATACGGTGGCTAAGCTGAGGGCGGGGGATTTTCAGGGGCTGGATCTGGATCATGTGATTGAGGAGATCGAGGCGGTGGGTCGGTCTGAACGACGGGAGTTTTTGAGCCGGATGACGCGGTTGCTGGAACATTTGCTGAAGCGGCTTTATGTCCCGTTGCCGGACAATTACCGGGGCTGGGAACAGACGATCCGCCACCAACGATCGGAGCTGAGGATTTTGCTGAAGAGTACTCCTAGCCTTAAGGCGCTGTGGGAGGGGACGCTGGAGGAGGGCTGGTCGATTGCGCTGGATAATGTTTCTGGGGAATATGAGGGGATCCGCTTTCCCGATCGCTGGCCCTTTGGGGGTTCGGTGGAGGTGCTGCTGGGGCGGGATGTTTGGCTGGAGGCGGGAGGAACTTAA
- a CDS encoding transthyretin-like family protein, producing MSYPLIPSRFFGPLLSTLALLGLPAAALAHAVQTDYALDLFTAELGMTTTYSSGEPLEAATVKIYAPGDRETPWLETTTDDQGRFSFLPDAQRSGEWIVEIQQEGHEDILSVPVTEEGVDFNQISQAGAADVHYAAVPGADDWLLGLYAGGIGAIVAWDCYRRRSTSPGS from the coding sequence ATGTCTTACCCATTGATACCTTCCCGATTTTTTGGTCCCTTGCTCTCCACCCTGGCCCTCCTCGGTCTGCCCGCTGCGGCCCTGGCCCATGCTGTGCAGACGGACTATGCCCTCGACCTGTTTACTGCGGAGCTGGGCATGACCACCACCTACAGCAGCGGTGAACCCCTGGAAGCGGCTACGGTGAAAATTTATGCCCCCGGCGATCGGGAGACCCCTTGGCTGGAAACCACCACCGATGATCAGGGGCGTTTTTCCTTTTTGCCCGATGCCCAGCGATCGGGGGAATGGATCGTGGAAATTCAGCAGGAGGGCCATGAAGATATTTTGTCGGTACCGGTGACGGAGGAGGGAGTGGACTTCAACCAGATTAGTCAAGCAGGGGCAGCGGATGTCCACTATGCCGCTGTGCCCGGTGCCGATGATTGGTTATTGGGGCTTTATGCGGGGGGGATTGGGGCGATCGTGGCCTGGGATTGCTACCGCCGCCGCTCCACGTCTCCAGGGTCTTAG